AAACTGGGAATGGAAAAAAAGAAGGGGGGGAACCTGGAGAGGCCATTTTCAGTAAAGATCTCAATTCTGATAAAGAATTATGCAGTAAACCTCCCAAATCCACATTGGAATTTCTCAAAAAAACCTCATTTGCACACAAATAGCCAGTAATCCAAGAACGCAAAAACCTTCTTCCTAAAAACTAAACCTTCACTACTGCTGCCTCAAATTGAAAGTCGCAATATTTGCTTAGAATCAGCCAAAACTAGTCTTAATTAACCCTTAAAATCAAAAGTATTAACAAACCAGATTCCAAAGTCAGCAAACAGACCCAGATCCCTCAAATAGAAAGGTGAATACAATGTTAATAGATCAAAACAGAACTTACCTCTTCGACTGTAGGTTACAGGTGGGAATCTTGGAACATGAGGAATGGTAAAGCTGTACTATACAAGCCATGAAATGTGGGCAAATGGGAACGTGGTTGCCACTTCGTAatagtattttcttttcttgatttgGTATTGTCAAAGAGAGCGAGTAAAATTCAGAATCTTGAACAAGAGAGAGACAACATGGGGAGGCCTCAGAGGTACATACTAATGAACTCAGCATTTACgtcaaacaaaataaattaatgtttGTGTGTGTAAAAGAACGCTATCAAGAAGCTAAGTCAAAGAAAACATCATGAAGCCCATGTTCAAAATAGGCATATGGCTTTGTGGTCTCTGCGCACAATTGCAAACAGACAATCATTAGTGATAGACCCAAGTATTAAAATAGAGGTAGTAGTAGTTGTCTTCTCCGATCTCATTCCTTTGTCAGTTTATAACTGTCAATCTATCGAAAAACTCCAACAAATATACGTTGCTATTTACAGTAATTTATGACTCACTATGAGCCAGTTTGGATagacttaaaaaaagtaacttttatgtataaagtgcttttagaactttgaagtgctgaaagttatttttataaataagcagttgagtgtttggataaaagtgctgatgtgaattttagggttaaaagaataaaaaaatgtagtttgagaatttagttaaaatataaatgatataaaagtaatttccatggtcaaagaaaatgactttaagcactttggaaaaaaaagttagaaatcctaacttttcatttctgttaagaactttatggcttaaagtcagcattaatcaaacacgtccaaaagctaaaaaggggctttaagttggttttgaccaacttaaagccaattcaaacgggctctatatatTAATTCCCTAATTACCTGAATTTTGGCTCTGTTGCGCTACGTTTCCTTTTTCACTTGCTGCTTAGTTTCtttcacttttttcttttttttttttttggtcttttcggctttctttttccttttctgctTTAATATTTAGTCCAAATCAACGAAAGTCATTACTTAGACGATAAGCTCTCTCCATTTTTAATTTATAGGTTATgagtttaaattattaaaaaaaaagtattatatataattatataattttaaataaatcatatatatttatatgatcatattattttatgaaaaattaataCCAACATAGAATATTGAATTTGAATTCTAAACTAACTTGTTAGAATACCATAAATTTGTTGAACTAACGAGAGAGATTGATGCTTTTACTTGAACAAATTAAAGGCAAGAGTGAATTTTGCACGTCGATGTTGAAAGCAAAGTTGATTTCCTTTTTTTCGTGACCTCTCTTTTGTCATACTAGACTTTAGAAATATTTCTTCTTCCTTCTCCTCTCCTGAAAATATAAATACCCACTTCgtttaaatttatttgtctCGTTTTAACTTGatatagaattttaaaaaaataaagtaaaattttaaattttataatcttaagcttaatatatgtagaatgtatcaaaatgtccTTTAAACTTGTGATTTTAAACATGTAATATGGAGGAATAAAATTAAGGAGTtgtcaaaaatgaaaaacaacattattttttaaacaaaataaaaagaaaagcacaacatataaattgaaattggGGAAATACTTATATCAAATCTAGTTTGGACAATTCAAACAAGTTTTTGATCAAATCCTTTTCTCCAAAAGCTAATATCAATTTGTAGTTTGTGCAactgaaaatcattgaactcctCGTCAAGTAAAAGTTGTTGCAAAAATATGTTTATGCCAATGAAAATAAGTACATATTAATTGTCTAGATAGTCTTCTTGTTTATAGTTGAGTTATCCATGGCATCAATTATTTCAATCTAGTTaccccccaaaaaataaaaattgttagTGCATAATTGAAAAATTCTCACTATCCCCCTTCCAAGATCTCCTATgcaatatgaaaatatataaggaaaaaaaaactttgtaATGAGCGTGGAGAATGCGTAGAGAGACTAACAAACATTTGGCAAAAAAAAATACTGTAAAATCAATAGATAATTATTTTCCCATGATGTGGAGAATATGTAGAGAGAAGAATCAAgcaaattcacaaatatttaATCAGTAAAATCTTtggttcatttttttaaaaaatagcttGAGTCAATGCAAAGAGTTTAGATGTCACCTCCCTTTTATTTGTTGTCACTTCGCTGGAGGTATCACGCGCTGTCCACCAAACCATGATAAAACAAGAATTTGAAATGCAAACGCTTGAAAGAACAATATAATTACAAAGCACATGAATATCTCAAAAGATCTCacccaaaaaaaatagaaaaaatactaATGATGCAGCAAACTTGGCAGTTTCACCAGAATTCACCCATATTGTTAGTAGTAGTATATAATATTTCTAGTTACAACTAGGCACCCATAGGCTCCAGCTAATGTTTAAGGTTGGCTCCCTGAAGGCCTACTTTTTCTTGCATCAAAAGGTTAAAATCAAACTTATATTGTTAGAATCTATAAAGAGAGTTTTGTACTCGTCTTCTTCAATAGGAGGCAACATATTTGCACGCAATGACACAGCTTTCTACAAAGGGTGTCATCCAGCATTACTTTGCCAAGAACATTCACTAAACTGAGTAGTAATAGTATATATGCCAGTACTGTATACACGAACAAACTGGTGTAACTCAGGTTGTGGTCGTTCAAGTGGCATTTCACTTAGTGGATATAAGTGCCAATTTGCATAGTATCTCGAGCTCAAGATATGTAACAGAAACAGAATGTAGCAGCATGAAAATTGTACTTGGGAACTCTATTGATCATGATGCATatttcatgtaaaaaaaaagCTTCAAGAAATGGTCCAGTGTAAAAACATGAACTTTGTGACATTGTTATTAAACATATTGGTATAACGTTAACAAATGGAAATGTTCAACCCATCAAGAACAACAATCTGACTAGCATAATTAATGAACCTCTCAAAAGTTTAGTGTTGATCATTTTCTGCTATGAATCCACCACAAAAGATTTGAGAGTGAATTTCCATCATCATGACTGCTTAGATCCCTAACTTTGTTTAGAGCTTGCTTCTGCTTATAAATTGCTTCCAAGGCATAAACAAATCCTTTCCATCCTTCCTCAGTTCTGTTTTTGGGTACACTAGTGAGTGCCCATTTCACAAGCTCCTTCACATAATCAACATCAGAAAACACTACCTCAGTGATTGGCAATATTGGGAGAACTTGAATCCCCAGCCTAATGTCTTTCCTCTCAGCTGGAGCAAACCATAGAATGCTGTCTCTTTTTCTAGACCACAAAATACCAACAACCTTATTATTCTTGACAAATCTTGGTGCATATATTTTGTTGTCTCCTTTTACATGCCACCAAGTTTGTGCTGACTGAATTTCGAAGGCTGCAAGAGTTGAGCCAACCGCAACAAGATCTGCATCTCCATATGCGGATCCCATCAATGCTGCTGAATAATATGCATTGATTGCTTCACTTGTACTCTCTTGATTTCTCCCAAATGGAAATTCAGTCAGTCCTGCAGCCCAAGAATGTAGCTTCCATAAGTCAAAACACCTAAGACGCGTGTAATGCTGGTTCGCCTTCGGTCCCAAGTTGGTGTAATCTTCCACTAAAGAATAGGCTCGACTCTTGTACTGCTTTCCCCATGCAGGATCAAATCTTGTAAGCACTGAAATGCCATATACAAAGTATCCCAAATGAAAATGATGGTCATTGTAaattccaaaaccaaaatcacCTGTTGTGTCATTTATCCCATGTTTAGTTACAAGGCCACCCCATTTCCTGTCGTAGAAGAAGCCATTGGAACCAAATGTTCCATTTAACCAAGGCTCTATCATATCCTTCAAGAATTGAACAACTACTGGCGTTATCTTAGGATAAGAAACCTCTTCTGCAATCAATGCCAATCTTGCTGCTCTAGCAATCAATTTCCCATAAAAGTAAGACGATGTAGTAGATATGTTTGATGCATTCAAAGTCTTAACATCTTTACCAAGCGCACGAATAATTTCAGGGATTGATTTTTTATTCAAACCTTTAACCGAATGCCATGATACTGGGATTGACTCTGCTTCAAGATCCCATGTATCTCCAATTACACCAACAAGCTCACCATCCATGCTTCTATACTTGACATCCTCCAGTACAGTTACAGAAGCATCTGTTTTTGAAAGAAGTCGACGATGGAGAGGGTGAGCAAGCATAAGCAACTTCCCTTCACCTTTCACATCCCAATTATACTTGAGAGCAAAAGACCTCAGAATGGCACTTCCCGACAAAGGATAACGCGAGCTATGCGTATCAAGGATTTTCTCGAATTGGAAATCAGAATCAGCCAAGAGAGCAATACGAATTACACCCGAGAACCCACCAGACTTAATGGTGAATACATTATGAGACAAATAAATCGGAGAAGATGCATATAGGATCCACGTTTGATGATTCCCGAGTCTGATTGTGTACTTAGTAAAAGAACTATCACACGAGAGCTTGCGAATTGGATCAACAGTTGAGATTGACATTGAAGTGTTCCCATTGACAGCAAAAGTCAAGTAAGGACTACCTCTTACAAGAAAGAATCTAAGGTTACTTGATGGTAAGTCCAAAGTAACACTAAGATCACTATATGAAGAGATTATGTGGCGTTGCTTTGTCTCAGGATTCTTGGAAGCGTATATAGTCAAATCGGGGCGAAAAATCTGTTCTATGAAATCAGAGGTAATGTTCTGATATGGATAAGAAATAGAAATGGAGGAGTTAGCAGAGCGAATGAGATAAGGTTGAATATACTCAGGCTGGTCACCATTCTTGAGCacaaaattttggaaaaatgaATTAGTGGGCAAAGAGGTGGAGACAAGCTGGCTAGAAAAGTAATCTGATGGATCAGGCAAGACTAAAGATTTTCCTTCGGGGAAGAGAAAATGATTGTTGTTGGATTTTTCATCTATAATGTTTGGGTGTAAGGTTAATTCAGCACTATAACCCTGAACTAAAAcggaaaatgcataaaacagtAAAAGTGGCACCATTTTCAAGCTGTTGAGGATAGAATAGTTACTGTGCAGAGGATTTTGGGGACCAGCTCCCATTTGAGATGATTAAAGAAGAAAGTTTTGGAAGACCCTTTTAATATTTGGCTACTGGGTTTAATTTAAAGAGAAGGTGAATCAAGAAAGGATGGAAAACCGAATGATTCTCTATGTCTAAGTTGACTTTGAACAAGCTTTGTATATGAGAAATTCAGAACGTGGCATCTTCGTGTTtcatactttaaaaaaatatatatatatccttgtTTGAAGTTGTCAAGAATAGCTGGCTAGCACGGCCTAGTTGCTGAAAAGTGAAGATgcgagagagagggagagaaaaaggGAAAGGAACGCGTTAATTGCTTAATTTCTTGTGTAATTAAAGTTAATTCCTGAATATTAACGTTACAGAAGGACAAAACATATTAACCTACTCTCTGGTACTTGGCATTAACTAGTACTCAATAGGACCAATTCAACTGAGAGTCAGATATAATAGAACAAATTATAGTGAACGTTACGCACAGAGATTTGGTAGACCGTTGGGTGCTGATGAAGTCAATTTCCAATTACAGTGAAGTTGGTTGAAACGGTAATTTACATATGGTACAATAATTCAAAAGGAGTCATATTTGATTAGCATATCATAATCAGAAAACTAGTGCTTTCGCTAGGtcaataaatataatgtttGCTCTAAAtcaaaaaagataaaatggGCGTCTTGGTTAAAGGATCTACAAATAACTTTAATTTGCAACCTATTTTTTATCGTAgaaaaataacaatatattcaGTGCAATTCACAAAGTGAAGTTCGGAAAGAGCAAAATATACCCAGAGCTAACTTCTAACTTGAGAATAGATAAATTGTTTTTGATAAAATCTAAGTCTcgagatattttttttttttggtaaacttCTAGAACAAGAATATGAGGATCCATTGTCTTTCAGTCTTATCACCATCATGCAGGCTGCGGTCAACGTGCTTGATTCATCGCATCACATGTTTTCACACTTGTGAAAATGGTATCAATGATTGAgaacttaatagaataagctgACTAAATaacgaaaaattaaaaattattttgtggaTTACTTCTGTTGCTACTACTTCTATTACCGTTTCCAGTCTCAAAATGAACTTTTTCTttgggaaaaaaaaaggaagaggaGAAATTTTACATTGCATTAAAGTGAAAGAATATTTTTGGGAGCCCTGGCCGTGggaatgaaaaatatattataaggaGTGCCATCCTCGAATGGGCACTGCAATGCACCATCAGAATTTAGTCGGAGCTTTACGGGCTCCGAACACTGGGCACtaggaaaaccaaaaaaaaggaagaatatTTTTTGGAAGTGTTCAATTGTTAAGTTGCATAAAATATTCACGAATGATCTTTATCCAAAATGGCTCTCTTTAACAGGGTTCTAGTTGATGGTCCAACAGCACTTCTAAAAATTATCAAACCGTCCTGCAACTTCAAATTTTTGTGAAGCTACAAAATCATAACCTTTCTTACTGGTAAAAGCAGGCTAGCTTAAATTGTAATCACGCTATAATAACTATAAGACCTCATGGATAATCAGAGATCGCATCATATAGGTTTCAAGTGAGACGTCTACATGTGACACTGAAGATCaaaaaacattcacaatatTGACAAGCCTATTGATATTGGAATGATGGAGCTAATAAGAAGGTGTGGTCTTCAGCCACTACATTCTTCCCAGTGCAATCAAATATCTATCAAGACCATCATGAGACAACGATGACATGGGTTAGAAAGAAGAAAATTGCAATCTGAATGAAGTACTTGACAGCACTTTAGATGGCAGAAGCACTTCTACTAGATCCAATGGTTGATATTAGGAGAAATTACCCACTAATGTGTTGAGAAAACCGATGAGAAGGCTTGCTTTGAATGTATGCTGCACCATCAACACAGTGGTACTAGATTATCATTCGACGTGGTTAGAAACTTCATGCTGTCGAAACCAAATCTTAAGGTCTACCATGAGGAGGCAAATCAGATtactaattaaaataaagatGTCAAAGCCAGATGCTACCATAGATAATTCACTCACATTCAGAACTGGATAAGGTGTCATCTACTAGTAAAAAGTGCTAAAAGAGATGATGCTATTAGCAGGCATCCAATAATAGACAGTTTAAATTCAAACACATTCAACAGTAACGCTATTTCTAAGCAATGACAAAGTATGTAGCCTTAGGCCCTTAGCAAAATATGTACCTGAATCTGAATGGTTGATCTAGTTTTTCACTCGAGTTATCAGATATCTGGTGCATGAATATACTCAACTAGCTCCTTCACATCTCTGTATCCCTCTTTACTGACGACTGTTAACTTCATTCCATTTTATGGCATTTTCCCATCTTACTATACTCTTATTGCTCTTCCAAAAACAGACGAGACCTAACTCGAAGACCAGATACAGTCAGTGCTCCCACAAACATCCTCGTGGAAGCAAGGCTTCAACACAGCCTACtcttttcttttcaagtttttggACACCATATTCACAACATCATTTTAAGCGATGCTGAAATGTTCCTTTGCTTCTACTCTCTTGCTTGCCTAAAATGTAAAGAACAGTATAGTGAAAGTGGTGTTTTTTCACTTTCAAAATTCCCACCAACAGAAACTTTGTGTTAACTAGAGAAAAGAAAACACAAAGGAGGAGACAAAACCCCAACAATGCCCAGATTTCAAGAAAAATTTGGAGTAACAGCTACCTGCTAGTTGAAAATCTGAAAAGGGGTCAAAGAATATAGCAACCATGGAGGCATAGATGTCCAAAAACAAGAACAGAGATTGAAGACAAGGCTTTTCAAACAGCAGCGCACAGAAAGATTTCAGCTTGGAATTTTCAGATAACCAAAAAATCAATCAGTTTCCATTTGCAAACAAGTGTTTTTATTTTTCAGGGCTACAAGGGATTTGGTTGATTAGATTACATCTCTATTCATAACAAGCATATCTCTACTTCCTATTTAATGTATATCTCACCAGAAATCCAAATCAAGCATTTATGTCTACGAACATTAGTGTCCGTCACCTGATGTGATTTGATAATTTCAAATCTAATATTGGAAACGTCTGGAATCGACCTCAGATACATAAAGATCAATACAGTAACAACAATTACGGCTTACCTCTTCAATTTGGAAATTACAGGTACACCAATGATCAACGTACCAAATTATTCGTACATTGCACTCGacatttttgtttttaattctAAGGAAGCAAGATTTTGGTTATAGAACCCTCTAAAATTTAGGAATTGGCAAAGTTGGACTATTATTTATAACAACTCAAGATCTGGTGGGAAATTACAGCAATCATATCACAGAGCATTGCGCTGCAGACTAGCGCTCCCGTTTATATACAGACAGAGAAAAGACAAATACCAAATCACCAAACAAAATACCCTTTTTTTTGTTCCCATCAGATCATATAGAGAATACTCAAATGTAACACACCGTAAAAGAATCAATGAGAGTAGTGTCTGAACCAGCAGAACTTGCTTCCTCTATCACATTCCCCCACTTCATCATCTCTAGAATGAATCCACCATAGAAGATTTGAAAGAGAATTTCCATCATCAAACCCGGTTAAGCTCCTAGTTTTGTTCAAAGCACCCACTTTATCATATATTGCTTCCAAAGTATACACAAACCCTTTCCACCCTTCTCCAACCCCTTCCCTTGCCAGAGCTGGCAGTGTCCATTCAACCAACTGCTTCACAAACTGAACGTCTGAAAACAGAAGTTCAGTAATGGGCAATATTGGTAAGACCTGAATTCCAAGTCTACACTCTTTCCATTCAGGTGGAGCAAACCAAAGGCTGCTATCCCTTTTGGTAGACCATAAAACACCCACTACCCTGTTGTCTTTTGTGAATTCTTCCCCATACAGAGTGCTTCCCTCTTTCACATGCCACCAAGTCTGTGCAGAATGAATCTCTAAAGATGAAAGGGTCGATCCAATGGCAACAAGATGGGTATCCCCATAGGCCAAACCCATTAAAGCTGCCGAATAGTATGCATTAACTGCTTCACTTGTGCTCTCCTGGTTTCGTCCATCTGCAAACTCTGTCAATCCCCCAGCCCAAGAGTGCAGCTTCCACAAGTCAAAACACCTCAAGCGGGCATACTTTGAATTTGATCGCCTGCTTAAATTCACAAAATCTGCCATAAGTGCATAAGCTTGTGGCCTATACTTCCTCCCCCAGATGGGATCTATCTTGGCTAGCACTGCAATTGCATAAAGGAAATGACCAATATGAAAATGGTGATCATTATAGACCCCAAAACCAAAGTCAGCTCCCGAATCTAACGCCCCTTGTTTAGTCACAATTCCACCCCATTTCGATTCATAAAAGAAACCATTTGCTTGAAAAGTCCCCTCCAACCATGGTTCAACTGTATCCTTCAAGAATTTGTGGATTGTCGGGATAACATCAAGGTGACAAACCTCTTCAGCTATCAATGCCAGCCTTGCTGCTCTTGCAATCAATTTTCCATAAAAATAAGATGATGTTGTAGATACTCCCTTTGAATCCAAGGAAGCAACATCCTTATTCAAAGCATCAATTATTTCTAAACATGCCTCCTCCTTAACACCTTTAATGGAATGCCATGTTACAGAAACAGGGTCACTCTTCAATATCCATGAGTCTCCAACAACACCAACAAGCTCACCATCAATACTATTGTACTTAAATCCCTCCAAGACAGTTACCGAGCTATCCGCAGCAGAAAGGAGCCGAAGATGGAGGGGATGAGCCAGCATAAGCAAGTCACCCCATCCCTTCTTTTCCCACTTGTACTCCAAGCAAAATGGCTGAATGAAAGTAGCATTACCACTTGTAGGATAACAAGAACTGAAACGATCAAGAACTGCTTCACTATTTTGATCAGAATTTGGCAAACAAGCAATCCTAATAATACCCGAAAACACACCAGACGTGATAGACGATACATCATGACTCAAATCAATTGGGGATGAAGCATACAAAAGCCAAGTTTGTCCATTGTTGAGCTTGACAGTATATTTAGTACGATTACTGTTTGAAGAACATTCAAGAATGGCGTGAATTGTCGAAATCGAAACCGCTACATTTTCAATAACACTACACGTAATAAAGGGGGAACCTTTAACAAGAAAGAACCTAAGATTGCTAGAGGGAAGGTCTAATGTGACGCTAAGATCATCAAAGGATGAAATTACATGGGGTGTATTTGGATTGGGATTATTCAACGCTCTGATGGTCAGATCAGCAATAAAATTCAGGTAAATGAAAGCAGGGTTGTGGAACTGAGATGGGTAACAAAGCGTTAGGCATTGAAGTGAGGATTGGATGAGATATGGATGTATGAATTCAGGTTGGTCGCCATTCTTGAGGACGAAATTCTGAAAGAAAGAATTTGTGGGCAAAGGGTTTGAGACGAGATGAGGAGCAAAAAAGGCAGATGGGTCAGGGAGAACAGTTGATTGTGTTCCAGGGAAGAGAAAAGGCTGTGAGGATGACATGGCAAAGGATTGTGAGGAAGATGAAGTTGGCTGTGGAGGGGGTATTATAGGGTTTGGTAGGATTATTGAAAGGTATTTCAATGATGGATTTAACTCTCCTTTTGATTTTCTTCATCGAAACCTTAAGCGCGTTAATCTAATCTGATAAtatcaaaatacaaaattattAATTGGCCAACTTTGATACGTCAGAGTATAGTAGTTGAGAAACATAGCTGTTCGAATAGCCGCCAGCAAAGAGGAAAGAATGGAAATTTGACTTAGTTATAACGAAATTTCAAGAATTCAACTCCATGAAAATAATGAATGGGAGCTTGCTATAGATATCTCTAGACTCTAGGTGTAAGTTAACCATTTGGAACAACACCACATATTTAGTAAAATCCACTAAGCGAGATTTAAAAAGAATAGATTTTATGGGATGAAAATTAAATTGGATGATTAAGGATGCAAAGAAAGCAAGAAATCAgtgtaattaacttatttaatcAAACATTCAATAGTGTAAAATATCACCTTTCTAGTTAATTTGTTTGTCACAATGGTAGCAAAATGAGGAGGAATTGGAATTCCACCGATGAAGACACCTGTCTCGCTGACGGCTATAGTTAGACGTTAATTAAGGACAGGCTTAGTTGGGCTGAAAATTTAGCCCATAACAAATTGACCAAATTGGTCTTTTATCCACCCTATTTGTTTGGCAAGAAATAATTGACGACATAATCACACCATATAACTGTTTAAGCATTTTTAATACC
The sequence above is a segment of the Solanum dulcamara chromosome 11, daSolDulc1.2, whole genome shotgun sequence genome. Coding sequences within it:
- the LOC129874594 gene encoding glucan endo-1,3-beta-D-glucosidase 1-like, producing the protein MGAGPQNPLHSNYSILNSLKMVPLLLFYAFSVLVQGYSAELTLHPNIIDEKSNNNHFLFPEGKSLVLPDPSDYFSSQLVSTSLPTNSFFQNFVLKNGDQPEYIQPYLIRSANSSISISYPYQNITSDFIEQIFRPDLTIYASKNPETKQRHIISSYSDLSVTLDLPSSNLRFFLVRGSPYLTFAVNGNTSMSISTVDPIRKLSCDSSFTKYTIRLGNHQTWILYASSPIYLSHNVFTIKSGGFSGVIRIALLADSDFQFEKILDTHSSRYPLSGSAILRSFALKYNWDVKGEGKLLMLAHPLHRRLLSKTDASVTVLEDVKYRSMDGELVGVIGDTWDLEAESIPVSWHSVKGLNKKSIPEIIRALGKDVKTLNASNISTTSSYFYGKLIARAARLALIAEEVSYPKITPVVVQFLKDMIEPWLNGTFGSNGFFYDRKWGGLVTKHGINDTTGDFGFGIYNDHHFHLGYFVYGISVLTRFDPAWGKQYKSRAYSLVEDYTNLGPKANQHYTRLRCFDLWKLHSWAAGLTEFPFGRNQESTSEAINAYYSAALMGSAYGDADLVAVGSTLAAFEIQSAQTWWHVKGDNKIYAPRFVKNNKVVGILWSRKRDSILWFAPAERKDIRLGIQVLPILPITEVVFSDVDYVKELVKWALTSVPKNRTEEGWKGFVYALEAIYKQKQALNKVRDLSSHDDGNSLSNLLWWIHSRK